In one Nicotiana tomentosiformis chromosome 6, ASM39032v3, whole genome shotgun sequence genomic region, the following are encoded:
- the LOC138893836 gene encoding uncharacterized protein: MNAITLRSGQLLKDPTPIQNDVKLEKESGEQLKNDVDKKKKGQMKTEKKKKGEILRREEHDESEHITALLFPPRLYSEKHDKKFRRFLDVLKQVHVNLPFTEVLSQMPAYAKFLKEILTKKRKIEKTLVFKLTEDCSAILQNKLLQKCRDPGSFTIPCSLGTINFDKSLCDSCALINLMPLSIYKKLEKEIREIISAPILLQLRDQTTLMSRPKTEERDRHSTE; this comes from the coding sequence ATGAATGCTAtaactctgagaagtgggcaattgttgaaagatcccaccccgatccaaaatgatgtgaaacttgaaaaagaaagtggggagcagctgaagaatgatgttgataaaaagaagaagggcCAGATGAaaactgagaaaaagaagaagggagaaattttgagaagggaggaacatgatgagagcGAGCATATTACTGCTTTACTTTTCCCCCCAAGGCTATATAGTGAAAAGCATGACAAGAAGTTTAGAAGATTTTTGGATGTGCTAAAACAAGTTCATGTGAACTTACCATttacagaagtgctctcacaaatgcctgcttatgctaaattcttgaaagagatcctgacgaagaagaggaaaatagagaagacTTTAGTGTTCAAGCTTACAGAGGATTGCAGTgctatattgcaaaacaaactcctacAAAAGTgtagagatccagggagttttactataccttgctctttaggaactattaattttgacaagtctttatgtgattcatGTGCCTTAATTAatctaatgcctctatctatttacaagaAATTGGAGAAGGAGATTAGAGAGATAATTTCTGCACCAATATTGTTGCAGCTGCGAGACCAAACAACtttaatgtcacgccccaaaaccgaggagcgcgaccggcattCAACCGAATGA